AACCTTTTGTTCTCCGCCTCCTTAAATAATTGAGGGTAAGCAACTCTTAAACTGTTTTGCTTTTTTATGGAAAGACAGGGACCTGGAAAGAAATCACTACATTCACTGACTTGAGCACTCACACCAACACCTGGCAGTTCTGAATAAATACTACTGAAAGCCAAAGACGATAAGGACATAAAACAGACAGCAAAAGAAATGTGACAATATTTCACAACGACTCCTTATTCAGTTCTTAATTTAATAATTTATGCGATGCGAAAACCGCTCCTGTTATTTAGCAGTAACTTATGTGAATGCAAGAAAAAAAACAGAAAGGGCGCAGCTCGATGACTGCGCCCTTGCTACTTAAGGGGCGCAGCATTCAATAACTTACCGGGCTGTTGGCTGTTGGCTGTTGGCTATTAGCTGCTCATACAGCCAACCGCCAAAAGCCAACAGCGGTATATTATGTTCTGCTGCTTCCCTAAGACCTCTGCCGCACGGCTTCAAACAGGCAAACACCGGTAGCCACCGATACGTTCAGGCTACTGACAGTGCCCGCCATGGGAATAAACACCAGAGAGTCGCATTTATCCCTGGTCAGGCGGCGCATCCCCTTGCCTTCCGCTCCCATCACCAGGGCCATAGAGCCTTTAAGGTCTGCCTCATAGACATTGCCAGCACTTTCGCCAGCAGTACCAATCATCCAGACACCACGCTCTTTCAGCCACTCCATGGTACGGGACAGGTTGGTCACCTGAACCAGTGGCACATTGTCGGCAGCGCCACAGGCCACTTTTCTGGCGGTGGCGTTCAGACTGGCTGATTTGTCTCTGGGGGTAATCATGGCATGCACACCCGCAGCGTCAGCCGTACGCAGGCAGGCACCCAGATTATGAGGGTCTGTGACACCATCCAGAATCAACAGGAAAGGCGGCTCATCCAGATTGTCCAGAAGGTCTTCAAGATCACCTTCCCGATAGACTTTTGCCTGTGCGACACGGGCAACAATACCCTGATGGACACCGCCGTCTACTCTGCCATCCAGGCGGTTGCGTTCTACAAAACGTACGGTCACGCCCTGACGACGAGCGTCGTCAACTAACTGATTTATCCGCTTGTCGGTCCGGCCTTTCTGAATCATCAGTTCCAGCACTTTTTCCGGCGAGTGCTCAAACAGGCTCTGCACAGCGTGCAGGCCAAAAACAACATCATCATTCATGGGAATCGTTCAATCCTGTGAAAACCTTACTGTTCAGATAGTTTTGACATTCAGCCAATGGGGTTTGGGTAACCTGAACCAGAAAGGAAACGTCATGCAGCCATTAACGGCGATAAAAAGGGAAGCAGGGATATTAACACGGCGAGCCGCTTCAGGTCTGTCAGCTCTCCCCCTCCTCATTTTCACAAAAAAAGGAGGGAGCGGAGCGGGGGCAGGGATCAGGAGGAAGCTTTGCGCTTTCTCGGCTGACGCCCTTTTGGCTGGGCCTGAGACGGGTTTGTATCAGCTTTTACCTTGCCAGTATTTTTTCTGGAAGATTTAGGGCCGCTTACATTTTTAGTCTTTTTCTTCTGACCTTTGGGTGGCTTACGTCTCTTGCCACCCTTTTTTCCCTTTTCATCATCTTTTGCCGCTTCCATCAGTGCTTTTTTGGCGGCACGGCTTTTAGCGACACTGACTAGCTGTTTACCACCTGATTTTTTTGATCCGGTTTTACGGCTGGTGCGAGATTTTCGAGGCTTTAAGGACACACCACCTGCCAGCTCAAAATCCACCTTTTTGTCTTCGATGTTGACATTGCTGACTATGATTTCCATCTCATCGCCAAGACCAAAGCGTCGGCCTGTGCGCTCACCGCGCAGACACTGGTGAACATTGTCGTAATGGTAGTAATCGCCCGGAAGACTGGTGACGTGTACCAGACCTTCAACAAAGATGTCTTCCAGCGCCACAAACAGACCAAAACCGGTAACGGCTGAAACAACACCTCTGTAAGTTTGACCAATATGCTGCTGCATGTACTCACACTTCAGCCAGTCCATGGCGTCACGGGTCGCCTCATCGGCCCGGCGTTCTGTGGTTGAACAGTGCTCGCCCATGGCTTCAACCCGGGCATCGTCGTAAGGGTAAATCGTCTTGGGATTCATATCCCTGGCACCGACACGGGTCACATGACGACTGGGAACCGGCGAGCGGACAATATGACGAATCGCACGATGCACCAGCAAATCCGGATAACGACGAATAGGCGAGGTAAAGTGGGCATAGGCATTAAACGCCAGACCAAAATGCCCCTGGTTATCCGATGTGTAAAGCGCCTGACTCATGGAGCGCAACACCATGGTCTGGATCACCTGAAAATCAGGGCGACCCCGGACTTCTTCCAGCAAAGCCTGCAAATCAGCGGGCTTAATCTTCCCCTGTGGAATCGACAGCCCAAGACTACCCAGGAACATATTCAGGTTCAGTCGTTTTTCCAGCGTCGGGCCTTCATGAACCCGGTACAACCCCGGCACACCATGCTTTTCAAGAAAACGGGCGGCGCATACGTTGGCGCTCAGCATGCACTCTTCAATGACCTTGTGGGCGTCATTACGAACGGCTGGCACAATTTTGTCGATCTTGCGGTTGCGACCAAAGACAATCTGGGTTTCAACGGTTTCAAAATCAATGGTTCCACGATCTGCCCGCACCTGCTTAAACACTTTGAACAGGTTGTACAGTTCTTCAATATGGGGAACCAGCGCCTTGCGTTGCTGACGATTCGCCTTCCCGTCATCAGACAGTGGTCTGTCGAGCATTGACCAGACCTGATTGTAAGTCAGTCGGGCATGGGAACGGATCAGACCTTCATAGAATTTGTAGCCGGAAATCTTGCCTCTGGCGCTGATGGTCATTTCACAAACCATAGCCAGTCGATCCACCTCCGGGTTCAGGGAACATAAGCCGTTGGATAAAATTTCCGGCAACATCGGTATAACCGTTCCGGGAAAGTATACCGATGTCCCCCGGTTATGGGCTTCTTTATCAAGGGCCGAACCGGGTCTTACATAATGGGACACATCCGCAATGGCAACATAAAGACGCCAGCCACCGCTTTTTTTGGTTTCGCAGAACACCGCATCGTCAAAGTCCCGGGCATCTTCGCCATCAATGGTCACAAACGGCACTTCCCGTAAATCAACCCGGTGTCGCTTATCCTTTTCCGCTACCTCAGATTTAAAACTAACGATTTGTTCTTCTACTTCCGGCGGCCATTCACGGGGAATGCCGTGGGTGTGAACCGCCACATCCACTTCCATGCCAGCGTCCTGGCGCTCTCCGAGAATCTGTTTGACCAACCCCATCGGCTGAGTGCGTCGACCCGGCTGCTCAATGATTTCCAGCAGAACATACTGCCCCCGGGAAGGCATCATGGGACCAGGCTTAACCAGAATTTCCCGACCAATACGGGAATTTTCAGGCACAACAATGCTGGAACCGGATTCGTCGTAATACCTGCCCACCAGCTGGGTAGTATTACGCTCCAGAACTTCAATGATCTGACCTTCCCGACGACCACGGCGGTCAACGCCCGTTTCCCGTACAACCGCCCGATCACCATGAAACAGCTGTCGCATTTCCCGCCAGGAAAGGTACAGGTCTTCAGAACCGTCGTCAGGAATCAAAAAGCCAAAGCCGTCTTTGTTACCCTGAACCCGACCTTTAACCAGATCCATCTTACTGAGCAGACCAAAGGTGCCTTTGCGGGTTTCGTGCAGTTGCCCGTCACGAATCATGGCCTTGAGACGGAACAACAGAGCTTCCCGCTGCTCCGGTTCTGTAATTTTTAACTCTGCGCACA
Above is a genomic segment from Endozoicomonas euniceicola containing:
- the rnr gene encoding ribonuclease R; this translates as MSKGWKDTDPQAAQEASRYASPIPSRLFIMELLDQRGAPASHKALCAELKITEPEQREALLFRLKAMIRDGQLHETRKGTFGLLSKMDLVKGRVQGNKDGFGFLIPDDGSEDLYLSWREMRQLFHGDRAVVRETGVDRRGRREGQIIEVLERNTTQLVGRYYDESGSSIVVPENSRIGREILVKPGPMMPSRGQYVLLEIIEQPGRRTQPMGLVKQILGERQDAGMEVDVAVHTHGIPREWPPEVEEQIVSFKSEVAEKDKRHRVDLREVPFVTIDGEDARDFDDAVFCETKKSGGWRLYVAIADVSHYVRPGSALDKEAHNRGTSVYFPGTVIPMLPEILSNGLCSLNPEVDRLAMVCEMTISARGKISGYKFYEGLIRSHARLTYNQVWSMLDRPLSDDGKANRQQRKALVPHIEELYNLFKVFKQVRADRGTIDFETVETQIVFGRNRKIDKIVPAVRNDAHKVIEECMLSANVCAARFLEKHGVPGLYRVHEGPTLEKRLNLNMFLGSLGLSIPQGKIKPADLQALLEEVRGRPDFQVIQTMVLRSMSQALYTSDNQGHFGLAFNAYAHFTSPIRRYPDLLVHRAIRHIVRSPVPSRHVTRVGARDMNPKTIYPYDDARVEAMGEHCSTTERRADEATRDAMDWLKCEYMQQHIGQTYRGVVSAVTGFGLFVALEDIFVEGLVHVTSLPGDYYHYDNVHQCLRGERTGRRFGLGDEMEIIVSNVNIEDKKVDFELAGGVSLKPRKSRTSRKTGSKKSGGKQLVSVAKSRAAKKALMEAAKDDEKGKKGGKRRKPPKGQKKKTKNVSGPKSSRKNTGKVKADTNPSQAQPKGRQPRKRKASS
- the rlmB gene encoding 23S rRNA (guanosine(2251)-2'-O)-methyltransferase RlmB produces the protein MNDDVVFGLHAVQSLFEHSPEKVLELMIQKGRTDKRINQLVDDARRQGVTVRFVERNRLDGRVDGGVHQGIVARVAQAKVYREGDLEDLLDNLDEPPFLLILDGVTDPHNLGACLRTADAAGVHAMITPRDKSASLNATARKVACGAADNVPLVQVTNLSRTMEWLKERGVWMIGTAGESAGNVYEADLKGSMALVMGAEGKGMRRLTRDKCDSLVFIPMAGTVSSLNVSVATGVCLFEAVRQRS